The Paenibacillus sp. YPG26 genome includes a window with the following:
- a CDS encoding zinc-dependent alcohol dehydrogenase: MKAVTFQGAKDIQVKQVDDPKLQKKDDIIVRITSTAICGSDLHIYLGALPAAKDYVIGHEPMGIVEEVGPEVTRVKKGDRVVLPFNISCGHCFYCQHDMESQCDNSNRNEEIDTGGYFGFTERYGNYPGGQAELLHVPYGNFMPFVIPESCQLPDEALLFLSDVLPTAYWSVENAGVKPGDTVTVLGCGPVGLMAQKFAWMKGAKRVIAIDNVPYRLNKAKQMNNSEVYNFDEFDEMGQYIKEITQGGSDIVIDCVGMDGKKNALEAIGQKLKLQGGTLSALDIGIHAVRKFGTVQLTGVYGSLYNMFPLGDIFERNITLKMGQAPVIHYMPKLFDMITAGEFDPTEIITHRVPLDQASAAYKTFYEHEDECIKVILKP, translated from the coding sequence ATGAAAGCTGTTACTTTTCAAGGAGCCAAGGACATTCAAGTCAAGCAGGTGGACGATCCCAAGCTGCAGAAGAAAGATGACATTATTGTACGGATTACTTCAACCGCCATTTGCGGTTCGGATCTACATATTTATCTAGGCGCACTTCCCGCTGCCAAAGACTACGTCATTGGCCACGAGCCTATGGGCATCGTGGAAGAGGTGGGGCCTGAGGTGACACGTGTGAAGAAAGGGGACCGTGTTGTTCTCCCGTTCAATATTTCCTGCGGGCACTGCTTCTACTGTCAGCATGATATGGAGAGTCAGTGCGATAACTCCAATCGTAACGAGGAGATCGATACGGGAGGCTACTTCGGATTCACGGAGCGTTACGGCAATTATCCCGGCGGACAAGCCGAGCTGCTGCATGTGCCCTACGGCAACTTCATGCCTTTCGTGATTCCTGAATCCTGCCAGCTTCCTGATGAAGCGCTGCTGTTCCTGTCCGATGTGCTCCCTACAGCTTATTGGAGTGTGGAGAATGCCGGTGTGAAGCCAGGGGATACCGTTACAGTACTTGGCTGCGGACCAGTTGGCTTAATGGCCCAGAAGTTCGCCTGGATGAAAGGCGCCAAGCGGGTCATCGCCATTGACAATGTTCCTTACCGCCTGAACAAAGCCAAGCAAATGAACAATTCGGAAGTGTACAACTTTGATGAGTTCGATGAGATGGGCCAATATATCAAGGAGATTACGCAGGGCGGATCCGATATTGTGATCGATTGTGTGGGGATGGACGGGAAGAAGAACGCCCTCGAAGCCATTGGTCAGAAGCTCAAGCTACAAGGCGGCACGCTGAGCGCCCTGGATATCGGTATTCATGCTGTCCGCAAATTTGGCACAGTGCAGCTTACTGGAGTGTACGGCTCTCTGTACAACATGTTCCCGCTTGGAGATATTTTTGAACGGAATATCACACTCAAGATGGGTCAGGCCCCGGTCATTCATTATATGCCCAAATTGTTCGATATGATTACCGCAGGAGAGTTCGATCCTACGGAGATTATTACGCACCGTGTGCCGCTTGATCAGGCCAGCGCTGCCTACAAGACCTTCTATGAGCATGAAGATGAGTGCATCAAAGTTATTCTGAAGCCCTAA
- a CDS encoding Gfo/Idh/MocA family oxidoreductase, translating into MVVRFGIVGTNWITERFVQAALENDQFVLKAVYSRTEEKGRSFAAKFNDPQVYTDLTDMVSSEEVDAVYIASPNSFHAEQAILCMNHGKHVLCEKPMASNAAEVQQMLEAARKNDVVLMEALKSTLMPNFKVIKDNLYKLDRVRRYTASYCQYSSRYDAFKQGTVLNAFNPDYSNGSLMDLGIYCLYPMVALFGKPDSIQAVGVMLSSGVDGEGSLIMKYDEMEGVVMHSKISDSYLPTEIQGENGTMVIDKINQPYSVKIHYRDGTIEDLTKPQMHESMYYEAREFMDLILSGERNSEINSHDTSLAVAEIMEEARRQIGLRYKADRF; encoded by the coding sequence ATAGTGGTACGATTCGGTATTGTAGGGACGAACTGGATAACAGAAAGATTTGTACAGGCTGCTTTGGAGAATGACCAATTTGTCTTAAAGGCGGTCTATTCACGCACGGAAGAGAAGGGCCGTTCATTTGCGGCTAAATTCAATGATCCGCAAGTCTATACGGATCTTACGGATATGGTCTCCAGCGAAGAAGTGGATGCGGTATATATCGCGAGTCCCAACTCTTTTCACGCGGAGCAGGCGATTCTCTGCATGAATCATGGGAAGCATGTCCTCTGCGAGAAGCCCATGGCATCTAATGCAGCGGAAGTTCAGCAGATGCTTGAGGCTGCGCGGAAGAACGACGTGGTGCTGATGGAAGCGCTGAAGTCTACCCTTATGCCTAATTTCAAAGTAATCAAAGATAATCTGTATAAATTAGACCGGGTACGCCGTTATACAGCGAGCTATTGTCAATACTCCTCCCGGTATGATGCTTTCAAGCAGGGGACTGTACTCAATGCATTTAATCCCGACTATTCCAATGGATCCCTGATGGACCTGGGAATATACTGCCTCTATCCGATGGTGGCGCTCTTCGGCAAGCCGGATTCCATTCAGGCTGTAGGGGTTATGCTGTCCTCAGGTGTGGACGGAGAGGGCAGTCTGATCATGAAATATGATGAGATGGAGGGCGTGGTTATGCACTCCAAGATTAGCGATTCTTATCTGCCGACCGAGATTCAGGGGGAGAACGGAACGATGGTGATTGACAAGATCAATCAGCCTTATTCTGTGAAGATCCACTACCGTGATGGGACGATCGAGGATCTCACCAAGCCCCAAATGCATGAGTCTATGTATTATGAGGCACGTGAATTTATGGATCTGATCCTAAGCGGTGAGCGTAATAGTGAGATCAACTCCCATGATACTTCGCTCGCTGTGGCGGAGATCATGGAAGAAGCGAGACGCCAGATTGGACTGAGATATAAGGCGGATCGCTTCTAG
- a CDS encoding SLOG family protein: protein MTVKNLLVTGYRAHELGIYNQKHEGIKYIRKAITGKLIPLIEEGLEWVITPGQYGVDLWAAEAAIELKKEYPHLKCSIITAYKDPEEKWKEDKKEYYEQITRKLDYYASVSNQPYDGVWQLTARDDLLLRKTEGILLFYDEDAGEASPKFMKKRALKKHEEEGYLYLTITSEDIQTIADEEVMYERPDDQLTGLPEDW from the coding sequence ATGACTGTCAAAAATCTGCTCGTTACCGGCTACCGTGCCCATGAACTGGGCATCTACAACCAGAAGCACGAAGGAATTAAATATATACGCAAAGCGATTACGGGTAAGCTCATTCCCTTAATTGAGGAAGGCCTGGAATGGGTGATAACACCTGGCCAGTATGGAGTCGATCTATGGGCTGCCGAAGCGGCGATCGAGCTTAAGAAGGAATATCCACATCTGAAATGCTCAATCATCACAGCCTATAAGGATCCGGAAGAGAAGTGGAAGGAAGATAAGAAAGAGTACTATGAACAGATTACAAGGAAGCTGGATTATTATGCATCCGTGAGCAACCAGCCGTATGATGGAGTATGGCAGCTTACAGCCCGGGATGATCTGCTGCTCAGGAAGACGGAAGGCATTCTGCTCTTCTATGATGAGGATGCTGGCGAGGCCAGCCCTAAATTTATGAAGAAGCGTGCGCTGAAGAAGCATGAAGAAGAAGGCTATCTGTACCTTACTATAACCTCCGAAGACATTCAGACCATCGCGGATGAGGAAGTGATGTATGAACGTCCAGACGACCAGCTGACAGGTCTGCCCGAGGACTGGTAG
- a CDS encoding nucleotide-binding protein yields the protein MSRPSVFIGSSKEAIPIVNAVQEELEHYALVTPWHRGVFQPGRYTMEDLEAQLHESDFAVFIFHPDDVTTIRGKLYYTARDNTIFEMGLFWSRLGRERVFFLLPANIPVQEADEDKQIDGFRTPSDLLGMTTLTYQFNPKNWNSSVGVACGKMGARFTELGPKNTDPAELLQQSVEERERLLRIIGFFEELNHKATMETELYNRICRALRLSFIAAPYTVSGSALFKAEDRVIRQVGSDGIGELGREYSLEVNQDKKAAHEIIHVVDVHLSGNVSFSQRNRKSIVKEYILCYPLAKRYVFTIHLKGTVQVDEALFETICYVNKTLLDSIHDLLGGEAP from the coding sequence ATGAGTAGACCGTCAGTATTTATCGGCTCATCCAAGGAAGCAATTCCGATTGTTAATGCTGTTCAAGAAGAATTGGAGCATTATGCGCTGGTTACTCCATGGCACAGAGGTGTGTTTCAGCCTGGACGTTATACCATGGAGGATTTGGAAGCCCAGCTTCATGAGAGCGATTTCGCCGTATTTATTTTTCACCCGGACGATGTCACCACCATAAGAGGAAAGTTATATTATACGGCAAGGGACAATACGATATTTGAGATGGGACTGTTCTGGAGCCGGCTGGGCCGGGAACGGGTCTTCTTCCTGCTACCGGCCAATATTCCTGTTCAGGAAGCCGATGAGGATAAGCAGATCGACGGGTTCCGTACGCCTTCTGATCTTCTGGGCATGACTACGCTGACCTATCAATTTAATCCGAAGAACTGGAACTCTTCGGTTGGGGTAGCCTGCGGGAAGATGGGAGCCCGATTCACGGAGCTGGGTCCCAAGAATACAGACCCTGCCGAGCTTCTGCAGCAATCGGTGGAAGAGCGCGAGCGCCTGCTGCGGATTATCGGATTCTTCGAGGAGCTTAACCACAAAGCCACTATGGAGACCGAGCTGTATAATCGGATATGCCGCGCGCTGCGCCTGTCATTCATTGCGGCCCCGTATACCGTCAGCGGCTCGGCGCTGTTCAAGGCAGAGGATAGGGTGATCCGTCAGGTAGGCAGTGACGGGATCGGTGAGCTCGGACGTGAATATTCACTCGAAGTGAATCAGGATAAGAAGGCAGCGCACGAGATTATTCATGTGGTCGATGTGCATCTTAGCGGCAATGTTTCTTTTAGCCAACGTAACCGTAAATCCATTGTGAAGGAATATATCTTGTGTTATCCTCTAGCTAAGAGGTATGTATTCACTATCCATCTTAAGGGTACTGTTCAGGTGGATGAGGCATTGTTCGAGACGATCTGTTATGTGAACAAGACGCTGCTTGATTCAATCCATGATTTACTGGGAGGGGAAGCGCCATGA
- a CDS encoding DedA family protein, giving the protein MEWISNLFEQYGYFVLFFGLLAESLAIPFPGELAMAISGHLSTHGSFSLPLIIAYSYGGAIIGTLITYYLGYKLGTPFFVKYGRFLLLNEQRLAKLTGWFGKYGDKLILISYFVPGLRHFTGYLSGILRVKLSTFILYNCAGGILWVLVYVMVGKIFGQKIELLLHLISQYSSIAIGAGVFVVISGLLIKRNFKVIRNWFGAPGRQKEQD; this is encoded by the coding sequence ATGGAGTGGATCAGCAATCTTTTTGAACAATATGGATATTTCGTGTTATTCTTCGGGTTACTTGCGGAGTCGTTGGCCATCCCGTTCCCCGGGGAGCTGGCAATGGCAATTTCGGGTCACTTATCTACGCATGGGAGCTTCAGCCTCCCCTTGATTATTGCGTATTCTTACGGAGGAGCCATAATCGGCACGCTGATTACCTATTATTTGGGATACAAGCTGGGGACCCCCTTTTTCGTCAAATACGGCAGGTTCCTTCTGCTTAATGAGCAGCGGCTGGCCAAGCTTACGGGATGGTTCGGCAAATATGGGGACAAGCTCATTTTGATCAGTTATTTTGTACCGGGGCTGCGGCATTTCACAGGTTATCTGTCGGGTATCTTAAGGGTTAAGCTGAGTACCTTCATCCTGTATAACTGTGCAGGCGGGATTCTGTGGGTGCTTGTCTATGTCATGGTCGGTAAGATCTTTGGCCAGAAAATAGAGCTGCTGCTTCATCTCATCTCCCAGTATTCGTCCATCGCCATTGGGGCGGGAGTGTTCGTGGTGATATCAGGACTCCTGATCAAGAGAAACTTCAAGGTTATCCGTAACTGGTTCGGAGCCCCAGGCAGACAGAAGGAACAAGACTAG
- a CDS encoding helix-turn-helix domain-containing protein, with the protein MENDTLLDLVTKAQQGDRDALYQVLHRFSPLIKKHSRMAPPSDQEDLEQSIHEKLTEKILSYDLSRIPSFTDFISSLDRDAMK; encoded by the coding sequence ATGGAGAATGACACACTGCTTGATCTGGTGACCAAGGCCCAGCAAGGGGACAGGGACGCGCTCTATCAAGTCCTTCACCGGTTCTCTCCCTTGATCAAGAAGCATAGTAGAATGGCGCCCCCTTCTGATCAAGAAGATCTGGAGCAGAGTATACACGAGAAGTTAACCGAGAAGATTCTGTCGTACGACCTCAGTCGTATCCCAAGCTTCACGGATTTCATAAGTTCACTGGATCGGGACGCGATGAAATAG
- a CDS encoding YvrJ family protein yields MDEALLSFLMHAINNVGFPIVVSAYLFFRFEKKLSSLDHSIQELDADFHNLNRAKE; encoded by the coding sequence GTGGATGAAGCACTGTTAAGTTTCCTGATGCATGCCATTAACAATGTCGGGTTCCCTATTGTGGTTAGCGCGTATTTGTTCTTCCGGTTTGAAAAGAAACTGAGTTCGCTGGATCATTCCATCCAAGAATTAGATGCAGATTTCCACAACCTAAACAGAGCAAAGGAGTAG
- a CDS encoding sigma factor-like helix-turn-helix DNA-binding protein encodes MKVRALTRDELNIFEKYAAVHEAAFRNPVIKSFFSHTPHAAILVSAIKGQLECWDRIQDAFRQHLFQIRFVRYMASVVELSTLSFIRSTHKIHKRNPLIIDQPRSEESRGSDSVLFDYCPSVDYYFKEYSAFAENIEDEKLYGCFRLLTHKQQQIVLMSYVLCYRDTEIAESLQVSPQAIFKTRQSALNKLRSSVSVKEVKKSG; translated from the coding sequence ATGAAAGTAAGAGCTTTAACCCGCGATGAGCTAAATATTTTCGAGAAATATGCAGCCGTTCATGAAGCCGCCTTCCGTAATCCTGTCATTAAGTCATTCTTCAGCCACACCCCTCATGCCGCTATTTTGGTAAGCGCTATCAAGGGTCAACTGGAATGCTGGGACCGTATTCAGGATGCCTTCCGGCAGCATTTGTTCCAGATCCGATTCGTCAGATATATGGCCTCGGTCGTTGAGTTGTCCACTCTTTCCTTTATCCGCTCCACCCATAAGATCCATAAGCGTAATCCGCTAATTATTGACCAGCCCCGCTCTGAGGAGAGCCGCGGAAGTGACTCTGTTCTATTTGATTATTGCCCATCTGTCGACTACTATTTCAAGGAATATTCCGCCTTTGCCGAGAACATCGAAGATGAGAAGCTGTACGGCTGCTTCCGCCTGTTAACCCACAAGCAGCAGCAGATTGTGTTAATGTCTTATGTTCTATGCTACAGGGACACGGAGATTGCCGAAAGTCTTCAGGTCAGCCCGCAAGCGATATTCAAGACACGCCAATCCGCCCTGAACAAGCTCCGTTCCTCCGTCTCGGTAAAGGAGGTGAAGAAAAGTGGATGA
- a CDS encoding mismatch-specific DNA-glycosylase → MNEVTDHLDYGLQIVFIGFNPSLRSGEVGHHYANPRNNFWRILYKSGLTPRLYEPTEDGELLKLGYGFTNIVARPTRGVEDITREEYREGREILRSKLVQFRPQIACFVGKGVYTELTRRTKVDWGLQPDSFLEGIHEFVAPSSSGLVRMPMEEIIEIYRRLKLFVSPEWE, encoded by the coding sequence ATGAACGAAGTTACTGACCATCTGGACTATGGCCTTCAGATTGTCTTCATTGGCTTCAATCCAAGTCTGCGTTCCGGGGAAGTTGGGCATCATTATGCGAACCCCCGCAATAATTTCTGGAGAATTCTATATAAGTCGGGGCTAACGCCAAGGCTGTATGAGCCCACCGAGGATGGGGAGCTGCTTAAGCTCGGGTATGGCTTCACGAATATTGTGGCGAGACCGACGCGTGGGGTTGAGGATATTACCCGCGAGGAGTACCGCGAAGGAAGGGAGATTCTGAGGAGTAAGCTTGTGCAGTTCCGGCCGCAGATTGCCTGCTTTGTCGGCAAAGGGGTGTATACCGAGCTTACCCGGAGGACGAAGGTGGATTGGGGCCTCCAGCCGGATTCCTTCCTTGAAGGGATTCATGAATTTGTGGCTCCTTCTTCAAGCGGGCTTGTCAGAATGCCGATGGAGGAGATTATAGAAATCTACCGGAGGCTGAAGCTGTTCGTCTCTCCAGAATGGGAATAA
- a CDS encoding exonuclease domain-containing protein — MDFVSIDFETANMRNRGSVCAVGIVVVRDGEIAKEFYSLVNPLDDFDPYVVQIHGITADMVEDAPTFKELWDSIAPLLNNQIVVAHNAAFDMSVLRHCMTRHELPSEGFNYLCSYLLAKRIWPGLSSYRLNAISRHLELDAFRHHDALEDARAAALVFIKCMEQAEALLAPELAAHCEYRLGSIQPDYTHITFASTRSSGGSVRASQITPSVTEFDEDHVFYRKNVVFSGTLSSLSRREAMQRVADAGGLPADQVLPGTHYLVVGSKDYVKHQNGTKSSSKIRKAEKLSSTGRKIRILPEEEFITLLSSSCGVPG; from the coding sequence ATGGATTTTGTCTCGATTGATTTTGAGACGGCGAATATGAGGAACCGGGGCAGCGTGTGTGCTGTGGGAATTGTGGTCGTCAGAGACGGTGAGATCGCCAAGGAGTTCTATTCATTAGTTAATCCGCTGGATGACTTTGATCCGTATGTTGTCCAGATTCACGGAATCACCGCAGACATGGTAGAGGATGCTCCTACTTTTAAGGAACTTTGGGACTCCATCGCCCCTTTGCTTAACAACCAGATTGTTGTGGCGCATAACGCCGCTTTTGATATGAGTGTATTGAGACACTGCATGACCAGGCATGAACTGCCAAGCGAAGGCTTCAACTATTTATGCTCTTACCTGCTTGCCAAAAGAATCTGGCCCGGGCTAAGCAGCTACCGGCTTAATGCCATCAGCAGGCATCTGGAGCTCGATGCCTTCCGGCACCATGACGCGCTCGAAGATGCAAGAGCGGCCGCGCTTGTCTTCATTAAGTGTATGGAGCAGGCGGAAGCCCTGCTTGCGCCCGAGCTGGCCGCACACTGCGAATACCGGCTGGGCTCCATTCAGCCGGATTACACGCATATCACGTTCGCTTCAACCCGCAGCAGCGGGGGCAGTGTCAGGGCAAGCCAGATTACTCCTTCTGTGACGGAGTTCGATGAGGACCATGTCTTTTATCGGAAGAATGTCGTCTTCTCCGGTACGCTCAGCTCACTGTCCCGCCGGGAGGCGATGCAGCGGGTCGCTGATGCTGGCGGACTTCCCGCGGATCAGGTGCTGCCCGGCACCCACTACCTTGTAGTAGGGTCCAAAGACTATGTGAAGCATCAGAATGGAACCAAGAGCAGCAGCAAGATTCGCAAGGCCGAGAAGCTGAGCTCCACCGGCCGGAAGATTCGCATTCTACCAGAGGAGGAATTCATCACTTTGCTGAGTTCATCCTGCGGTGTTCCCGGATAA
- a CDS encoding MarR family transcriptional regulator, producing the protein MKSDQELSLKLLVVLSKSYKIIMDHAVKDMKKYGLSSSEFTVLELLYHKGQFPLQQIGDKILVTSGSITYNIDKLEKKGLLKRVPCPEDRRVTYADITEAGKALFDQIFPEHASAIESLMKGLSAEEKEQAITLLKKLGTSAKKTE; encoded by the coding sequence ATGAAGAGCGACCAAGAGCTGTCCTTGAAGCTGCTGGTTGTATTGTCCAAATCCTACAAGATTATTATGGATCATGCAGTCAAGGACATGAAGAAGTATGGACTGTCATCCTCCGAATTCACGGTGCTTGAGCTGCTGTACCACAAAGGCCAATTTCCGCTGCAGCAGATTGGTGACAAGATTCTGGTGACCAGTGGAAGTATTACTTACAACATCGACAAGCTTGAGAAGAAAGGGCTGCTTAAGCGGGTACCTTGTCCGGAAGACCGAAGAGTAACCTATGCTGACATCACTGAGGCTGGCAAGGCCTTGTTCGACCAGATCTTCCCCGAGCACGCCTCGGCGATTGAATCCTTAATGAAGGGTCTGTCGGCCGAAGAGAAGGAGCAGGCGATCACCTTGCTTAAGAAGCTGGGCACATCAGCGAAAAAAACAGAGTAG